One genomic segment of Candidatus Methylacidiphilales bacterium includes these proteins:
- a CDS encoding PHP domain-containing protein, translated as MKLRIDLHSHSRFSADGVSEPEAMFEEAKRKGLDGFAITDHNTCACVDYFLQHGMMREDGQPVDGILIIPGQEITTSAGHLLALGVRLPDLKGISPAEAIELIHQGGGIAIPPHPYDMFRAGIRAAVMDTLQIDGVEVFNAATTLRRYNRLANEYALRRGLPMTAGSDAHHEDALGVSYTILEPDSFDLASVLESIRHPAGLQQTYITARDALRKTFNNVFRLKRPRRAAKTQQKK; from the coding sequence GTGAAACTGAGAATTGATTTGCACAGCCATTCGCGCTTCTCGGCGGATGGTGTGTCGGAGCCGGAGGCCATGTTTGAGGAGGCCAAACGCAAGGGTTTGGACGGCTTTGCGATCACCGACCATAACACCTGCGCCTGCGTGGATTATTTTTTACAACATGGAATGATGCGGGAGGATGGCCAGCCGGTGGATGGAATTTTGATCATCCCGGGGCAGGAAATCACCACCAGCGCCGGGCATTTGCTCGCCTTGGGCGTGCGCCTGCCGGATTTGAAAGGCATTTCTCCAGCCGAAGCCATCGAACTCATCCACCAGGGCGGAGGCATTGCGATTCCCCCACATCCCTACGACATGTTCCGCGCCGGGATCCGAGCAGCGGTGATGGATACGCTCCAGATTGACGGGGTTGAGGTTTTTAACGCGGCCACGACGTTGCGGCGTTACAACCGGCTGGCCAATGAATATGCCCTGCGACGGGGACTGCCCATGACGGCGGGCAGCGATGCCCACCACGAAGACGCCCTTGGCGTTTCCTATACGATATTGGAGCCGGACTCCTTTGATCTTGCCTCGGTTCTGGAAAGCATCCGGCATCCCGCCGGCTTGCAGCAGACCTACATCACAGCCAGGGATGCCCTTCGTAAAACATTCAACAACGTGTTCCGCCTGAAACGCCCG